A single region of the Liolophura sinensis isolate JHLJ2023 chromosome 9, CUHK_Ljap_v2, whole genome shotgun sequence genome encodes:
- the LOC135474859 gene encoding LOW QUALITY PROTEIN: ras-related protein Rab-1C-like (The sequence of the model RefSeq protein was modified relative to this genomic sequence to represent the inferred CDS: deleted 4 bases in 4 codons) yields MALGVPTYKIILCGEYGVGKSSIFRRFLDNSFTVRSDRRSTVGLDQCSRTFSVNSTDVKLLLWDTGGMERMSFIGASYYRGAHAALLCYSIANRETFSFLSQYVLDIVMNAEGAKIFLCGNMADCRGDNSVSDSEIEVFVRECGDVLSGVYEISCKDNSGVMEMFMDIAKILHKDFETRMTLREGLYYKSQPLTKMTS; encoded by the exons ATGGCTCTAGGGGTCCCCACCTATAAGATCATTCTCTGCGGAGAATATGGTGTGGGGAAAAGCTCCATTTTCCGCCGTTTTCTGGACAACAGCTTCACTGTTAGATCTGATCGCCGGTCAACAGTAGGACTTGACCAGTGCTCACGGACTTTCAGTGTTAACAGCACTGATGTTAAG CTATTGCTATGG GACACAGGAGGTATGGAGCGGATGAGTTTCATTGGCGCGAGCTATTATCGCGGAGCGCATGCAGCG TTGCTATGTTACAGCATAGCCAATCGAGAGACATTTAGTTTCCTCTCTCAGTATGTATTGGACATTGTGATGAATGCAGAAGGGGCCAAGATATTTCTGTGTGGGAAC ATGGCGGAttgcaggggagataactctgtgtCTGACTCAGAAATTGAG GTTTTTGTGCGCGAATGTGGAGATGTTTTGTCAGGGGTGTATGAAATCTCGTGTAAAGACAATAGTGGCGTCATGGAAATGTTCATGGATATTGCTAAAATCCTCCACAAGGACTTCGAGACCAGAATGACGTTACGAGAGGGGTTGTATTACAAGTCCCAACCTCTAACAAAGATGACGTCATAA
- the LOC135475814 gene encoding phosphatase and actin regulator 4-like — MASSSSKVSCLRKSVPLDGLPLGYLYITKHIRVLAEVQPGHGSDIADVQPGHGRDIAEVQPGHGSDIADVQPGHGSDIAEVQPGHCSDIAEVQPGHGSDIAEVQPGHCIDIAEIQPGHGSDIAEVQPGHCSDIAEVQPGHGSDIAEVQPGHCSDIAEVQPGHCIDIAEVQPRHSSDIAEVQPGHGSDIAEVQPEHCIDIAEVQPEHCIDIAEVQPRHSSDIAEVQPGHCRDIAEVQPGHCSDLAEKQPGYYSGIAEIQPGHCRDIAEVQPVPRNVMKVVFFQRD; from the exons ATGGCTTCTTCTTCCTCAAAAGTCAGTTGTTTGAGAAAATCAGTACCACTAGACGGATTGCCATTAGGTTATCTGTATATCACTAAACATATCAGAGTCCTAGCTGAGGTGCAACCGGGACATGGTAGTGATATAGCTGATGTGCAGCCAGGACATGGCAGGGATATAGCTGAGGTGCAGCCAGGACATGGCAGTGATATAGCTGATGTACAGCCAGGACATGGCAGTGATATAGCTGAGGTGCAGCCAGGACATTGCAGTGATATAGCTGAGGTGCAGCCAGGACATGGCAGTGATATAGCTGAGGTGCAGCCAGGACATTGCATTGATATAGCTGAGATCCAGCCAGGACATGGCAGTGATATAGCTGAGGTGCAGCCAGGACATTGCAGTGATATAGCTGAGGTGCAGCCAGGACATGGCAGTGATATAGCTGAGGTGCAGCCAGGACATTGCAGTGATATAGCTGAGGTGCAGCCAGGACATTGCATTGATATAGCTGAGGTGCAGCCAAGACATAGCAGTGATATAGCTGAGGTGCAACCAGGACATGGCAGTGATATAGCTGAGGTGCAGCCAGAACATTGCATTGATATAGCTGAGGTGCAGCCAGAACATTGCATTGATATAGCTGAGGTGCAGCCAAGACATAGCAGTGATATAGCTGAGGTGCAACCAGGACATTGCAGGGATATAGCTGAGGTGCAGCCAGGACATTGCAGTGATCTAGCTGAGAAGCAGCCAGGTTATTACAGTGGTATAGCTGAGATCCAGCCAGGACATTGCAGGGATATAGCTGAGGTGCAGCCAG TTCCAAGGAATGTAATGAAAGTGGTGTTTTTCCAGAGGGACTGA